The DNA segment GCGGCAGCGGGAAGCGACCTAGGTAGCTCACGAGCTTGCTGTCGTCTGCGATGCAGACGAAGCGCGTACTGGCGCCCGCGACGATTTTCTCGCGCGTCAGCGCGCCGCCACCGCCCTTGATGAGATGAAGTTGACGCGTGGCCTCGTCCGCTCCATCCACATAGAGAGGCAGGTCGCCGACGGCGTTGAGGTCGAAGACCGGAATGCCGTGCGATTTGAGACGTTGGGCTGAGACCTCGGAGCTGGCCACGGTACCGTCGATTCGCCCCTTGATGCCGGCGAGCAGGTCGATGAAGTGATTTGCCGTGGAGCCGGTACCGACGCCGACGACCATGCCGTTCTCAACGTAGCTCAGTGCGGCCTCGGCCGCGGCGCGTTTCAATGCATCCTGATCCATCTGCACTCCAAGTCCGTGGTGGGTTTCAGCATCATACCCGGATCGGGCAAGTCCTCGGAAGCGGCCTATTGCGAGGTCCAGGCCTGCCCTGTATCGTGCGGCGATGGACGATTATGTAAGACGCATCCTGACCGCAAGGGTCTACGACGTGGCACGGGAAACGCCGCTGGATGTGGCTCATGGACTTTCCCGCCGTATCCGCAACCGGGTGCTGCTCAAACGCGAGGATTTGCAACCCGTCTATAGCTTCAAGCTGAGAGGGGCCTACAACAAGATCGTGAATCTCAGCGATGAGGAGCGCGCGCGTGGCGTGATTACCGCTTCCGCGGGCAATCACGCCCAGGGCGTGGCCCTGGCTGCACGCCATCTGGGTGTGCGGGCGGTGATCGTGATGCCGCGTACCACGCCGTCGATCAAGGTGGATGCCGTGCGCGCCTACGGCGCCAAGGCGGTGCTTGAGGGCGACGACTTCGATGCCGCCTTTGCCCATACGCAGAAACTGATCGCTGCCGAAGGTTTGGTTTTTGTCCCGCCCTTCGACGATCCGGACGTGATCGCCGGTCAGGGCACCATCGCCGTCGAATTGATGCGGCAACATCGCGATCCCATCGACGCCATCTTCGTGCCAGTCGGTGGCGGCGGGCTCATCGCCGGCATCGCCGCCTACTTCAAGTCACTCAGTCCACAGACGCGCATCATCGGCGTTGAGCCGGACGATGCCGCTTCCATGCATGCCGCATTGCGTCGCGGTCGTCGTGTCAAGCTCAAGCAGGTTGGCATCTTTGCCGACGGTGCGGCCGTGCGCGAGGTTGGGCGGGAGCCATTCCGCTTAGCAAAGCAGTATGTCGACGAGGTGCTGTTGGTCGACTCGGACGAGATTTGCGCCGCGATCAAGGACATCTTCGACGAGACGCGTGCGATTTCCGAGCCCGCCGGGGCGCTTGCGCTCGCCGGGCTGAAGCGATGGGTTGCACGCGAGGGGGTCGTTGATCGCACGTTGGTGGCGATCAATAGCGGCGCCAACATGAATTTCGATCGCTTACGATACGTTGCGGAGCGTGCGGAGATTGGCGAACGTCGCGAGGCCTTGCTGGCCGTGACCGTAGCCGAGCGCCCCGGTAGCTTCCGAAAATTCTGTCGCGTGCTTGGCCGCCGCGCGATCACCGAGTTCAATTACCGTTATTCGGATCCAGACACGGCACAGGTCTTCGCGGGTATACGATTGAGCGAAGGGGATGCCGAACGCAAGACCATCATCGAGCGTTTGGAATCTAAAGGGTATCCGGTGCTCGATCTGACCGACAACGAAATGGCGAAGCTGCATATGCGCTATATGGTTGGTGGTCGAACCCCCCAATCCGACAACGAAATACTCTACCGCTTCGAATTTCCGGAGCGTCCAGGTGCACTGTTGGAATTCCTATTGCGTATGGGGGCTGCGTGGAACATCAGCTTGTTCCACTATCGCAACCACGGTGCCGCCGATGGCCGCGTCCTGATCGGCATGCAGGTCCCCCCGAGGAAAAGCCGCTGGTCGCGACCTTCCTCGATGATCTCGGTTACCCCTACTGGGAAGAGACGCAGAACCCGGCCTACCGGTTATTTTTGGCCTGAGACTTACGGTTACTTGCCTTTTTTCGCTAACGCTTCCTCGTTGAACGCGGAATCGATAGCGGCAATCACCTTTTCTACCATCCGAAAACCGTCCACCGGCGCATCGTCGGCCATGTACTTGAGCCGCAGCCGACCGAGCGAATTGATGACTCGGACGCGCTCGTCCAGCGCTGCATCTACGGAATCGACGCCGAGCTTGTCTGCCAAGCAGGCAATGATTTCTCCGGCATAGGCATTGGCGTGACTGTTGGTTCGGGCCTTGATCAAGGTTTCGGCGGGACTGCCGTCGAGTATCGGGTAGCCGCTATGGTGGTCCAGGTAGGTGAGTAGTTCGGACAGGATCATGGGTGTCTCCGTTTGCAGAGAGGGGTGGCCTCAGGCCGTGAGCAGCCCGGCTGAGAGCGATGTTGCGCAGGCTTCGCCGACGCGTTGCAGGTAATACATCAGGTCGATCGGCAGCGAGATGCCGTCGTGTACCTGGATGGGATATAGGTCGGCGGTGAGTAGCAGATCGGCACTGCTGATTTCGCCTGTGTAGAACCGCCGCTGCGCAAGGTGACGCGCCAACTCGTCGAGCCTGGACAACTGCCGGAGCTGCGCATAACCATCATAGCGGTCGTTCGCCAACGCCTCTAGCGACATACCGAAGCGCGTCGTTACCTCGGCCTTGTAGGCGGCGAGGACTTGCGGATCTTCGCCAATGTCCCGGTAGGCAGGCCGAATGGGGGCGTAGAGTCGCTCCAATACATGGTGTACGCGATGACGCCAGTCAAGCAAGGCCGCCCATGCCGCGGGATCGAGGCGGCCGTCGACCAGGGGCGGCGTATCCGGGAACAGGGTATCGATCCGTAGCAGGATGTCCGCCGAGTCGGTCAGAAGGCGACCGTCGTCGAGTTGCAGCACCGGCACGCTGCGGGCGAGCCCCAAGTCGAAAAAGGTTTCGTCGTCGGTGTAATCGAGCGCGCGTTCCACATAGGGCACGGCCTTGTAGCCGAGCGCGAGCCTGACCCGTTGCGATTCGGGTGACGACCAGAAGTAGTAGAGGGTCGGCACCGCAAGGCTACTCTAGAGCGAGAATCGCCTGCCAGTGGCGCTCGTCCACGGGCAGGATGGAAAGACGCTGGCCCTTGCGCAGCAGAGGCATATCGGCCAGCTCAGGACGCGTGCGCAGCTCGGCGAGGGTGATGACGCGGCGCAGCTTGCGCTCGAATGCTACTTCGACAAGCTGCCAGCGCGGGGCTTCCGGTACGCTTTTGGGGTCGTAGTACTTGGCTTCAGGGTCGAAGGCAGTGGGGTCAGGTTTGGCCTGACTCGCGATGCGCATGATGCCCGCCACGCCTGTCGGGTCGGCGTTGGAGTGGTAGAACAGCGCGAGGTCGCCAGGTTGCATGCCATCGCGCATGAAATTACGTGCCTGGTAGTTGCGGATGCCATCCCAAGGTTCACGGCCCACGCGCTCAAGATCGTCGATGCCGAAGGTGTCAGGCTCCGATTTCATCAGCCAATAGTGCATTTGTCTGCCATTTCGTGATGCGGGAGGCCCGCAGTATAAACCAAGGGGTGGGCACACAAGGGCATGCTACGGGACGCCGAACCGCCTCGCGCCGGCGGGGGTGACGATGCCGGCCAGCGGGACATCCCAGGCCTCGCAGGGCAGGGCTTCGACCTCCTGGAAGTCGTAAGCCAGCCCGATGAGCGCCGGTCGCTTCCAGTTCGGAAGGAGGCGCTGATAGGCGAAGGTGCGGTCGTAAAAGCCTCCCCCCATGCCCAGACGATTGCCATGACGGTCGAAACCGACCAAGGGCGTGAGCACGAGATCTAGCGCGCGGCCTTCCAGCCGTCGATTGGCCGAAGCCGCGGGCTCAGCGATGCCGAAGCGGTTGTGGCGCATTGGTGTGTTCGTTGTCCAGCGCTGAAACCAGAGTCGCCCGTCCGGGGCGAGCACGGGTAGAAAAATGCGTTTGCCAACACGATGTGCGGCCAGTAGCGCTGGCCAGGCATCGAGTTCCCCGCCGACCGCAAGATAGCCGGCGATATTGCGAGCGGCGCGAAACCAGGGGGTATGGATGAGGTGCTTGGCGACGAGGCAGCCCGCATGCGTGCGCTCGGCTTGTGAGAGAGCGGCGCGCCGGCGGCGGAGATCTCGTCGGAGTGGGTCGCGCGCATTCATGATAAAAAAGAGGACACGCTCCGTAGGTGCCGTGGTGGCCTTCGACCTTGAACCAGAGGTTCAAGTGGGGGCTTCGGCAGTGAACGTAGGCTTTCCGCTGTGTGCGGACATGCACATGTTCTCCGCAAACCGGCTCCCTGGGTAAAAAACTAGGCTCAAGGGTACTACCCGGTCACTCACGAACACCACAGAGGTGTCCTGATATTCACTATATCACGAGCCCTTGGCGGTGCTCTGTTTTTCCGGCGAGCCAACGTGATCCAAGGTGATCGCAACGGCAGCATCGAGGTTTTTGATTCGGGTTAGCAGGACTTGGTCGGCGAGCGATTGTGTAGCGTTTTGTTGCATCAGTTCGTGGATTAGGTTCAACGCGGTCATGACGGCGATGCGCTCTCCGCCGACGACGCGGCCGGTCGTGCGGATTTCCCGCATACGTACGTTGAGTGCCTGCGCGGATGCAACGAGCGCTTCCCGCTCGTCCTCCGCGCACATGACTTGATATTCGCGCTCGAGGATATGCACGCTGACAGGAATCTGGTTCATGGTGTTTCTTCCAGGTTCTTGAGGCGGCCGATCATGGCCTCGACGCGATGTTTGGTCAGTTCGTGCTTCTCGATCAGGCCGCTGCGCTCATGCTGCAGTCCCTGCAGTTGGCGTTTGAGCGTCTGGTTTTCCTTGTGTTGCCGTTCGCACAGTACGGTGAGTTCGAGGACGCGGCGCTCCAGCTCGCGTAGAGCGGCTTCGTAGAAGGCTGGGGCGGAGTCGTCAATCATGCGGTAAATATAGGCGCCCTGGCCGAACAGGGTCAACCACTGAGACCGCATACCGTGTGGGGATGCCTGGTGGTCTACGCGAGTGTTAGTATTGCGCTTTAACTCGCCCCCATAGTGTTCCCGCCGCCATGAATTCATCGCCGGATCCGCAGGATTTTTTCCAGGCCAATCCGCTGTCCGCGCAAGCGATCATAATCGAGGGCGTCACCCGACATGGTAAACCCTGCCGAGTCGTCGACAATACGGGGGCGGTGCCGGTGCCGGAGCTGCAAGCGCTACTTGACCAACTGATTAAGGATGGCCGCTTCGGCTTGTCCGGGCGCTCGCTGGCAGGTGATAGCCGTATGTTGATCGGCGCACCGGATTTCTCCCATGTGCAGTTTGGGGATGCGGTCTACCGCTTCATACTGTTTCCCTACGAGGCACGCATAGAGGCCTTCTGACGATG comes from the Acidihalobacter yilgarnensis genome and includes:
- the rpiA gene encoding ribose-5-phosphate isomerase RpiA, with protein sequence MDQDALKRAAAEAALSYVENGMVVGVGTGSTANHFIDLLAGIKGRIDGTVASSEVSAQRLKSHGIPVFDLNAVGDLPLYVDGADEATRQLHLIKGGGGALTREKIVAGASTRFVCIADDSKLVSYLGRFPLPLEVIPMARSYVARELVRRGGKPVLREGFTTDNGNLILDVHNLEIMDPVKLESELNMIPGIVTVGLFAVRPADVLLLSTAQGIETLK
- a CDS encoding glutathione S-transferase family protein, which translates into the protein MPTLYYFWSSPESQRVRLALGYKAVPYVERALDYTDDETFFDLGLARSVPVLQLDDGRLLTDSADILLRIDTLFPDTPPLVDGRLDPAAWAALLDWRHRVHHVLERLYAPIRPAYRDIGEDPQVLAAYKAEVTTRFGMSLEALANDRYDGYAQLRQLSRLDELARHLAQRRFYTGEISSADLLLTADLYPIQVHDGISLPIDLMYYLQRVGEACATSLSAGLLTA
- a CDS encoding EVE domain-containing protein; amino-acid sequence: MHYWLMKSEPDTFGIDDLERVGREPWDGIRNYQARNFMRDGMQPGDLALFYHSNADPTGVAGIMRIASQAKPDPTAFDPEAKYYDPKSVPEAPRWQLVEVAFERKLRRVITLAELRTRPELADMPLLRKGQRLSILPVDERHWQAILALE
- a CDS encoding 5-formyltetrahydrofolate cyclo-ligase translates to MNARDPLRRDLRRRRAALSQAERTHAGCLVAKHLIHTPWFRAARNIAGYLAVGGELDAWPALLAAHRVGKRIFLPVLAPDGRLWFQRWTTNTPMRHNRFGIAEPAASANRRLEGRALDLVLTPLVGFDRHGNRLGMGGGFYDRTFAYQRLLPNWKRPALIGLAYDFQEVEALPCEAWDVPLAGIVTPAGARRFGVP
- a CDS encoding cell division protein ZapA, whose amino-acid sequence is MNQIPVSVHILEREYQVMCAEDEREALVASAQALNVRMREIRTTGRVVGGERIAVMTALNLIHELMQQNATQSLADQVLLTRIKNLDAAVAITLDHVGSPEKQSTAKGS
- a CDS encoding TIGR02449 family protein; translation: MRSQWLTLFGQGAYIYRMIDDSAPAFYEAALRELERRVLELTVLCERQHKENQTLKRQLQGLQHERSGLIEKHELTKHRVEAMIGRLKNLEETP